The Arachis hypogaea cultivar Tifrunner chromosome 14, arahy.Tifrunner.gnm2.J5K5, whole genome shotgun sequence genome has a segment encoding these proteins:
- the LOC112741489 gene encoding tubulin beta-5 chain — MREILHIQGGQCGNQIGAKFWEVICDEHGIDHTGKYSGDSELQLERINVYYNEATGGRYVPRAVLMDLEPGTMDSVRSGPFGQIFRPDNFVFGQSGAGNNWAKGHYTEGAELIDSVLDVVRKEAENCDCLQGFQVCHSLGGGTGSGMGTLLISKIREEYPDRMMLTFSVFPSPKVSDTVVEPYNATLSVHQLVENADECMVLDNEALYDICFRTLKLATPTFGDLNHLISATKSGVTCCLRFPGQLNSDLRKLAVNLIPFPRLHFFMVGFAPLTSRGSQQYRALTVPELTQQMWDAKNMMCAADPRHGRYLTASAMFRGKMSTKEVDEQMINVQNKNSSYFVEWIPNNVKSSVCDIPPKGLKMASTFIGNSTSIQEMFRRVSEQFTAMFRRKAFLHWYTGEGMDEMEFTEAESNMNDLVAEYQQYQDATADEEEYEEEEEEAAA; from the exons ATGAGAGAAATCCTTCACATCCAGGGGGGGCAGTGCGGTAACCAGATCGGTGCCAAGTTCTGGGAAGTCATTTGCGACGAGCACGGAATTGACCACACCGGGAAGTACAGCGGCGACTCTGAGCTTCAGCTCGAGCGCATCAACGTCTATTACAATGAGGCAACTGGCGGAAGATACGTTCCACGCGCCGTCCTCATGGATCTGGAGCCGGGAACCATGGACTCCGTTAGATCCGGTCCGTTCGGGCAGATCTTTAGGCCTGATAACTTCGTTTTCGGGCAGTCCGGGGCTGGTAACAACTGGGCGAAGGGACATTACACTGAGGGAGCTGAGCTTATTGATTCCGTTCTTGATGTTGTCAGGAAGGAGGCAGAGAATTGCGATTGCTTGCAGG GATTTCAAGTTTGCCACTCCTTGGGAGGTGGTACCGGCTCAGGAATGGGAACACTTCTCATCTCGAAGATTAGGGAGGAGTACCCAGATCGCATGATGTTGACTTTTTCTGTCTTCCCTTCCCCCAAGGTATCTGACACAGTTGTGGAGCCATACAATGCCACACTTTCTGTGCATCAGCTTGTTGAAAATGCTGACGAATGCATGGTCTTGGATAATGAGGCTCTCTACGACATTTGCTTCCGTACTTTGAAGCTTGCCACTCCAACAT TTGGCGACCTTAACCACCTAATTTCCGCTACCAAGAGTGGAGTTACTTGTTGTCTACGTTTCCCGGGGCAACTTAACTCTGATCTCCGAAAGCTTGCTGTTAACCTTATCCCATTCCCTCGTCTCCACTTCTTCATGGTTGGGTTTGCACCCTTAACATCAAGAGGATCCCAGCAGTACCGGGCTTTGACTGTGCCTGAGTTGACTCAGCAGATGTGGGATGCCAAAAATATGATGTGTGCTGCTGACCCACGCCACGGTCGCTATTTGACAGCATCAGCAATGTTCCGTGGTAAGATGAGCACCAAGGAAGTAGATGAGCAGATGATCAATGTGCAGAACAAGAACTCATCTTACTTTGTTGAGTGGATTCCTAACAATGTCAAGTCCAGCGTGTGCGATATCCCACCCAAGGGTCTCAAGATGGCATCCACCTTCATTGGTAACTCAACCTCAATTCAGGAGATGTTCAGGAGAGTTAGCGAGCAGTTCACAGCTATGTTCAGGCGCAAGGCTTTCTTGCACTGGTACACTGGGGAAGGAATGGACGAAATGGAATTCACCGAGGCCGAAAGCAACATGAATGATCTGGTTGCTGAGTACCAGCAATACCAGGATGCTACTGCTGATGAGGAAGAgtatgaagaggaagaagaggaggctGCTGCTTAA